A part of Desulfitibacter alkalitolerans DSM 16504 genomic DNA contains:
- a CDS encoding sensor histidine kinase, whose protein sequence is MDFMPIIPFLGVSLPESLVLYYMMSTLAGKRVSFCTLAALALVTSLISYFIRLLPIAFGVHSFLQLAMMTIFLILFLKLPWRRALTVVIFAGIILGLAEGIFVPFLAWFFSLNLNQIISDPLLRIAFTLPHLAFLAGLTYTANKRQWRLSLIKKSPLFTLCLVQAFMLALLMISFHIYASGVYPSFTINTLINISIIVILISALATIFVALYLLKVVEREARLQAELRHAKEKNKLNVKIQVERHDFYNHLTAIYGYIKIKKHDQLQAYIENLYQSVRHIKSLLDIEPPELSALLSVKKEEALKKGIDFRWQVNVNNKTLALSPEDLTHLLGNLLDNALDAAKDSHNPKIDLILNCSKLGLELKVANTGSPIPPDIRNNIFAAGYTTKDKSQHSGLGLYIINEIIQRLGGRLELREPEDYPGVQFAIYIPWNKE, encoded by the coding sequence ATGGATTTTATGCCAATAATACCCTTTCTGGGTGTATCACTTCCTGAAAGTCTAGTTTTATACTACATGATGTCTACCCTGGCAGGCAAAAGAGTATCATTTTGCACCCTTGCTGCGCTTGCCTTGGTGACCTCTCTTATCTCTTATTTTATCCGCTTATTACCAATAGCCTTTGGGGTTCACTCTTTCTTACAGTTGGCAATGATGACTATTTTTTTAATCCTTTTTCTCAAGTTGCCCTGGAGGAGAGCATTAACTGTGGTAATCTTTGCAGGTATAATACTGGGATTAGCAGAAGGCATCTTTGTTCCCTTTTTAGCCTGGTTTTTTTCCTTAAACCTAAACCAAATCATCTCAGATCCATTACTGCGTATAGCTTTTACCCTGCCTCATCTGGCTTTCCTGGCAGGCTTAACTTATACAGCTAATAAAAGACAGTGGCGCCTTTCATTAATTAAAAAAAGCCCCCTTTTTACCCTTTGCCTTGTCCAGGCCTTTATGCTGGCGCTATTAATGATTAGCTTTCACATTTATGCCTCAGGGGTTTATCCCAGCTTTACCATTAATACTCTAATAAATATCAGCATTATTGTCATATTAATTTCAGCATTGGCTACCATTTTCGTGGCTTTATATTTATTAAAGGTTGTAGAAAGAGAAGCCAGGCTACAAGCAGAGCTGCGCCATGCCAAGGAGAAGAATAAGTTAAATGTGAAAATTCAGGTTGAGCGTCATGACTTCTATAACCATCTTACAGCTATTTACGGGTATATAAAAATCAAAAAACACGACCAGCTCCAAGCCTACATTGAAAACCTCTACCAGTCTGTTCGTCATATTAAAAGTCTTTTAGATATTGAACCACCAGAGTTATCCGCCCTACTAAGTGTTAAGAAAGAGGAAGCTCTTAAAAAGGGCATTGATTTTCGTTGGCAGGTAAATGTTAATAATAAAACCCTGGCCCTTTCGCCAGAGGACCTTACCCATTTGCTGGGAAACCTGCTGGATAATGCCCTGGATGCTGCCAAAGACAGCCATAATCCAAAGATTGATTTAATTTTAAACTGCAGCAAACTAGGCCTGGAACTAAAGGTTGCAAATACAGGCAGTCCCATTCCCCCGGATATTAGAAATAATATATTTGCAGCCGGCTATACTACAAAAGATAAAAGCCAGCACAGCGGCCTGGGGCTGTACATAATTAATGAAATTATACAGCGCCTTGGCGGCCGGCTGGAATTAAGGGAGCCGGAAGACTATCCAGGTGTCCAGTTTGCAATATATATACCCTGGAATAAAGAATAA
- a CDS encoding PD40 domain-containing protein has product MHIKRMLGLISVVILFFSMLGCNINTISKDNYNNNKNYLKDSDFFLYELAWINSDILIAKMVSREDKSLGELKGRVILWNHLTNEQKVIYEGVEMPGVLPHGTILDNNGLLYTFDGLAYLVFDTSTFELKNIVEVPGIAGQFHPSINGEFVMRGPDGLTIYTPDNPEELLILKDDQDMITESGIPYTIFYEGPELSSDGKWIAFYQMAADFLIPPRIGLISRDGSVEKLFDFDTATNFTWASDPETIIAINEGGIFKGPLEIKVFNILSGKTISALFDQPIENQKLSYMMIADTYDTKILLQAGIFKEDKQLLPLLLFDWNTGEKKFLTSIDYLSVSATFSPDGKTIAAVSLDEIEQISFIPVN; this is encoded by the coding sequence ATGCATATTAAAAGAATGCTTGGACTAATAAGTGTAGTTATCTTATTTTTTTCTATGTTAGGATGTAACATAAATACAATCTCTAAAGATAATTACAATAATAATAAAAACTATCTAAAAGATTCTGATTTTTTTTTATATGAATTAGCTTGGATAAATTCTGATATCTTAATAGCTAAAATGGTATCAAGAGAAGATAAATCACTTGGAGAATTAAAAGGCAGAGTCATTCTATGGAATCACCTAACGAATGAGCAAAAGGTTATTTACGAGGGAGTTGAAATGCCAGGTGTTTTACCACATGGTACTATACTTGATAATAATGGACTTTTATATACTTTTGATGGACTTGCATACTTAGTATTTGATACCAGTACCTTTGAATTAAAAAATATTGTAGAAGTACCAGGTATAGCTGGTCAATTTCATCCGTCTATTAATGGAGAATTTGTAATGAGGGGACCTGATGGTTTGACGATATATACGCCAGATAATCCTGAAGAATTATTAATATTAAAGGATGACCAAGATATGATTACAGAAAGCGGAATACCATATACAATTTTTTATGAAGGCCCTGAATTATCATCAGATGGAAAATGGATTGCATTCTATCAAATGGCAGCGGATTTTCTAATTCCCCCCAGAATTGGCCTGATATCAAGAGATGGAAGTGTAGAAAAACTTTTTGATTTTGATACAGCTACAAATTTCACTTGGGCTAGTGACCCGGAAACCATAATCGCAATCAATGAGGGAGGTATATTTAAAGGCCCTTTGGAAATTAAAGTATTTAATATTTTATCGGGAAAAACAATATCAGCTTTATTTGATCAGCCTATTGAAAATCAAAAATTAAGCTATATGATGATCGCAGACACCTATGACACTAAAATATTATTACAAGCTGGTATTTTTAAAGAAGATAAACAATTGCTGCCACTACTTTTATTTGACTGGAATACCGGGGAAAAGAAGTTTTTAACATCCATAGACTATTTATCCGTTTCCGCAACTTTTTCTCCAGATGGAAAGACTATAGCTGCAGTAAGCCTTGATGAAATAGAACAAATTAGTTTCATTCCTGTTAATTAA
- the recQ gene encoding DNA helicase RecQ gives MLEQARQLLKHYYGYGYFRKGQEQIIQSILSKQDTFGIIPTGGGKSICFQIPALIFSGVTLVISPLISLMKDQIETLEQLGIPATFINSSLEYYEARKRIEACKKGCYKLIYVAPERLDSEEFKGLIQGLSINFIAVDEAHCVSQWGHDFRPSYGLIASFIKGLDRTPTVAAFTATATHEVKNDVVRLLHLKNPNVFITGFDRENLCFSVQKGIDKEQFLLQYLEEHRDDVGIIYAATRKEVDKLYETLYYKGYAAARYHAGMTDIRRTKAQEAFIFDDVNVMVATNAFGMGIDKSNVRYVIHYNMPKNIEAYYQEAGRAGRDNEPSECILLFSPRDILLQRYMIQNNDLSDERKQLEYKRLQTMIDYCHTTNCLRKYLLGYFGEEYLQDNCSNCSICADERELLDITVDAQKVFSCIYRMGQRYGISMVSQVLKGSNSKKIKQLGLDGITTYGIMQGYTLQQIKDVINVLIADGYLQLTEGEYPVIKLREKAGAVIKNQEKVLQRVHRKMEKAEADFTLFEQLRSLRKKIAQREQVPPYIIFNDSTLREMSEYCPMDLKTFSRIKGVGQAKLEKYGQQFISLIQEYVKENFR, from the coding sequence ATGTTAGAGCAGGCCAGGCAGCTATTAAAACACTATTATGGATATGGTTATTTTCGAAAGGGACAGGAGCAGATAATCCAATCTATTCTTAGTAAACAGGATACCTTTGGAATTATACCCACAGGAGGAGGCAAGTCCATCTGCTTCCAAATCCCAGCTCTTATTTTTTCAGGGGTAACCCTGGTTATTTCTCCATTAATATCTCTAATGAAGGATCAGATAGAAACACTTGAGCAGCTGGGAATTCCCGCAACCTTTATAAACAGCTCCCTGGAATATTATGAGGCAAGGAAACGAATAGAGGCTTGTAAAAAGGGATGCTACAAGCTGATTTATGTGGCACCGGAAAGATTAGATTCAGAAGAATTCAAAGGTTTAATACAAGGGCTATCCATAAATTTTATAGCTGTGGATGAAGCCCATTGTGTTTCCCAATGGGGACATGATTTTCGTCCAAGCTATGGCCTAATAGCATCGTTTATCAAAGGACTAGATAGGACGCCAACGGTTGCGGCTTTTACTGCAACAGCCACCCATGAAGTAAAAAATGATGTTGTTAGGCTGCTGCATTTAAAAAATCCTAATGTATTTATCACAGGCTTTGATCGGGAAAACTTATGCTTTTCTGTCCAGAAGGGAATAGATAAGGAACAGTTTTTGCTGCAATATTTGGAAGAACATAGGGATGATGTAGGTATTATTTATGCTGCCACGCGAAAAGAAGTGGACAAGCTTTATGAAACCCTATATTACAAGGGGTATGCTGCAGCCAGATATCATGCCGGCATGACTGATATTCGCCGCACTAAAGCACAGGAAGCATTTATCTTTGATGATGTAAATGTGATGGTTGCTACCAATGCCTTTGGAATGGGTATTGATAAATCTAATGTTCGATATGTTATCCATTACAATATGCCAAAGAATATCGAAGCATATTATCAAGAAGCCGGACGGGCAGGAAGGGATAATGAACCCAGTGAATGTATTTTGCTTTTTTCTCCCAGGGATATATTACTGCAGCGCTATATGATCCAAAACAATGATTTATCCGACGAAAGAAAGCAGTTGGAATATAAGAGGCTGCAGACAATGATTGATTACTGCCATACAACAAACTGTTTAAGAAAATATCTTCTTGGTTATTTTGGTGAAGAGTATTTGCAGGACAATTGCTCCAACTGCAGTATCTGTGCCGATGAAAGAGAGCTTCTTGATATTACAGTAGATGCTCAGAAGGTATTTTCCTGTATTTATCGAATGGGACAGCGTTATGGGATTTCTATGGTTTCCCAGGTATTGAAGGGCTCCAACAGTAAGAAAATAAAGCAGCTTGGATTGGATGGGATAACCACCTATGGAATCATGCAGGGGTACACTCTCCAACAAATAAAAGATGTAATCAATGTACTTATTGCAGATGGCTATTTGCAGCTGACAGAGGGCGAATATCCTGTTATTAAGCTGCGGGAAAAGGCTGGAGCTGTGATAAAAAATCAGGAAAAAGTATTACAAAGGGTTCATCGTAAAATGGAAAAAGCGGAAGCAGATTTTACTTTATTTGAACAGCTCCGCAGCCTGCGTAAAAAGATTGCTCAGCGGGAGCAGGTGCCGCCTTATATTATCTTCAATGATAGTACCCTGCGGGAGATGAGCGAATACTGCCCAATGGACCTGAAAACTTTTAGCAGAATTAAAGGTGTGGGGCAGGCCAAGCTAGAAAAATATGGACAGCAATTTATAAGTCTGATTCAAGAATATGTAAAAGAAAATTTCAGATAG
- a CDS encoding nucleotidyltransferase family protein, with product MDQLQEAELRKTYLERAKRKKEAEEKRKRDALMKAKEVAAFLKQSYGVRDVTLFGSLAWGKHFSVHSDIDLLVEGFPEEKNFWRALAESEHRAAPFPISLVLAEDAARGLVEKAKREGTVL from the coding sequence ATGGATCAATTACAGGAAGCTGAATTGAGAAAAACATATCTAGAGCGTGCAAAAAGAAAAAAGGAAGCCGAAGAGAAACGTAAAAGGGATGCCTTGATGAAGGCTAAAGAGGTAGCAGCATTCCTTAAACAAAGTTATGGCGTACGTGATGTTACCCTTTTTGGCTCTTTAGCATGGGGAAAACACTTTTCAGTCCATTCTGATATTGATTTGCTGGTTGAAGGTTTTCCAGAGGAGAAAAACTTCTGGAGAGCCCTGGCAGAATCAGAGCATAGGGCAGCTCCCTTTCCTATTAGTTTAGTTTTAGCAGAAGACGCTGCCAGGGGCCTGGTGGAAAAAGCAAAAAGGGAGGGAACGGTGCTGTGA
- a CDS encoding type II toxin-antitoxin system PemK/MazF family toxin: MSVYQGDIYWIDMGNQTGSKIAYRHPYVVIQNNVFNKSRMNTAVVCALTSNIQKAGIPGNVLLEKDEGNLPKQSVVNVSQITTVDKSELIDKIGTLSKKRIYQIIDGINLLIVPRG, from the coding sequence ATGTCAGTCTATCAGGGTGACATTTACTGGATTGACATGGGAAATCAAACAGGTTCCAAGATTGCATATAGACATCCATATGTAGTAATTCAGAATAATGTTTTCAATAAAAGCAGAATGAACACTGCTGTGGTTTGTGCTCTAACGTCCAATATTCAAAAAGCAGGTATACCAGGCAATGTACTCCTTGAGAAGGATGAAGGTAATTTACCAAAGCAGAGTGTAGTAAATGTTAGTCAGATTACTACAGTTGATAAAAGTGAATTAATTGATAAAATCGGTACCCTTTCAAAGAAAAGAATATACCAGATTATAGATGGTATCAATCTGCTTATCGTGCCACGGGGATAA
- a CDS encoding NCS2 family permease has product MLISVILLGMGFPAEIVFGKIIAGAAVAVLVGNLYYAHMAKKLAEKENRTNVTALAYGISTPVMFIFLFGVLAPALSLTGDPEMAWKIGVAAALISGIIEVLGSIIGPWVRDNLPRAAMLGALAGVAFTFIGGELFFKTFAMPAIGMLVLIIILLGLFAKVTMPFKIPTSLFAIVVGTVLAFVLGEADPGAIADGMAQVGFYPILPTLAGFQGFAYLIGPMLGLFAVLIPISAYNFIETMNNVEAMKCAGDSYSVREAQIADGTGTIIGAFFGGVFPTTVYIASVGSKWMNAGRGYSVLNGIVFFLAASLGLIGAIAKIIPVAVIAPILVFVGLSMVSQAFISSPKSHAPAVSLAMIPYLANYIMTRFNNAAPDAVANISPGVVSLGQGAMFTALIWGAIAVFIIERDFFKASMFSLVGAFLAFIGISHAPRLAFNAAPDYTIGYIIMAALLIFFHFTAKDDAQTKSEEECTQGKLDTTSS; this is encoded by the coding sequence GTGCTAATTTCTGTTATTTTATTGGGAATGGGATTTCCTGCAGAAATTGTTTTCGGAAAAATAATTGCAGGTGCCGCAGTGGCTGTTCTTGTTGGGAACTTATATTATGCTCACATGGCAAAAAAGCTTGCTGAAAAGGAAAACCGTACAAATGTTACCGCCCTTGCTTATGGAATTAGTACTCCAGTAATGTTTATCTTTCTGTTTGGTGTGTTAGCCCCTGCGTTAAGTCTAACAGGTGATCCTGAAATGGCCTGGAAGATAGGTGTTGCGGCTGCTCTGATTTCAGGTATTATTGAGGTGCTGGGAAGTATTATAGGTCCCTGGGTAAGAGATAATTTGCCAAGAGCGGCCATGCTTGGGGCCCTGGCTGGTGTTGCCTTTACCTTCATTGGTGGTGAATTATTTTTTAAAACATTTGCAATGCCGGCTATTGGTATGTTAGTTCTTATTATTATTCTTCTTGGATTATTTGCAAAAGTAACAATGCCTTTTAAGATTCCAACCTCCCTTTTTGCCATTGTCGTGGGTACAGTATTAGCCTTTGTTCTTGGTGAGGCTGATCCTGGTGCCATTGCAGATGGGATGGCTCAGGTAGGTTTTTACCCCATACTGCCAACCCTGGCAGGCTTTCAAGGTTTTGCTTACCTTATAGGTCCCATGTTGGGTTTATTCGCTGTTTTAATACCCATATCTGCCTATAACTTTATTGAAACCATGAACAACGTTGAAGCCATGAAATGTGCAGGTGATTCATATAGTGTCAGGGAAGCCCAGATTGCTGATGGAACTGGAACTATTATTGGAGCTTTCTTTGGTGGAGTTTTCCCAACTACAGTTTATATAGCTTCTGTGGGTTCCAAATGGATGAATGCCGGCAGGGGATACTCAGTGCTTAACGGCATTGTATTTTTCCTGGCTGCCAGCCTGGGCCTAATTGGTGCCATTGCTAAAATAATTCCAGTTGCAGTTATTGCTCCAATTCTAGTTTTTGTCGGTTTGTCAATGGTATCACAGGCATTTATTTCTTCACCCAAGTCCCATGCTCCTGCAGTGAGTCTTGCCATGATACCTTATCTGGCAAACTATATAATGACTCGATTTAATAATGCTGCCCCTGACGCTGTTGCCAATATATCCCCAGGAGTGGTTTCCCTGGGGCAGGGTGCCATGTTTACAGCCTTGATATGGGGTGCCATAGCTGTATTCATTATTGAGAGGGACTTCTTTAAGGCCTCCATGTTCTCTCTAGTGGGAGCATTTCTAGCATTCATTGGCATCTCACATGCACCACGTCTGGCTTTTAATGCAGCGCCAGATTATACAATTGGATACATCATCATGGCTGCCTTGCTCATATTCTTCCACTTCACAGCAAAGGATGATGCACAGACTAAATCAGAAGAGGAATGCACACAGGGCAAGCTGGATACTACTTCAAGTTAA
- a CDS encoding DUF4870 domain-containing protein, protein MKRDNLLSGISHLLIIGGAYGFIITLIIYLLEKDKSDFLNNNLKQAIGMQALVLSLKILVNIGRVFGLVHPFQNIIFETIKLDIISLMLNIIVIPFAIYASINVFKGRFFKYPVIGEYIHNYKSQN, encoded by the coding sequence ATGAAACGAGATAACTTATTATCCGGAATATCACATTTACTTATTATAGGTGGTGCATATGGATTTATTATCACCCTAATTATTTACCTACTCGAAAAAGACAAGTCAGACTTTTTAAATAATAATCTTAAGCAAGCTATTGGGATGCAAGCTCTTGTATTATCATTAAAAATTTTAGTAAATATTGGGAGAGTTTTTGGTCTAGTACACCCTTTTCAAAATATTATATTTGAAACAATTAAGTTGGATATAATTAGTTTAATGCTAAACATAATAGTAATACCCTTTGCTATATATGCTTCTATTAATGTTTTTAAAGGTAGATTTTTTAAATACCCTGTAATTGGCGAATACATACATAACTACAAATCTCAAAACTGA
- a CDS encoding molybdopterin-dependent oxidoreductase has product MENTISFGINGKRYDIHKPGDITLLKYLRDYQGLLGAKNGCNQGHCGTCTVIVDGKAKRACLIKLSKLDGANIETIEGLSKDGKLHPIQDAFVKEGAVQCGFCTPGMVMAAKALLDANLNPSDEEIKEALKFNICRCTGYAAIIRAVKKAAAVIYGSLKESLKTEITKTGIGESPVKKDAFAKVTGRPIFADDIYFKDMLHGKLLLSAYPFAKVNSIDAAGAFKQPGVVKVLTAMDIPGRNGFGLLNPHQPVFAQDVVRYMGDPVALILAETEEQAETALKYIKVDYEPLQGVFSPEEGMKSDAPLIHKDGNVMKHVKVRRGDVDRAFARADIIIEGTYTTPMVEHAYLEPESAVAWVEEDGTVVVMTASQGSYAFREMISSALDIAEEKVRVIYTPAGGAFGGKEEPTVQIHCALGAVYTGRPVKMTLTRQESLIMSTKRHWEKMYYRHGATRDGRVIAVEAKIIADAGAYESLSQPVVFRSAVVGAGPYDIPNVKIDSYGVYTNNPPGGAFRGFGSTQVAFGAEQQMDKIARCLDMDPFEIRKINGLKEGRATITGQVLKKDCAYLKTLEEVEKALARCKESLPKPGPGKRIGIGIASSYKNVGLGAGKRDRAGASIEIDSKGTVYLKVGATDMGQGSDTVLTQMASEVTGIPYEEFTVISNDTAQTIDGGVTTASRQTYISGHAVAGAARELRKIISDLLIDTVGLRERDYEFSNDGVILKKKGKFNANVENNFITYKGLYAMAAENKVNLKAEYIYTAPTTYSLRERADHQAKVPLEKYNIHFAYCFNTQAAIVEVDEKTGEVKVLKIIAAQDLGRAIHPQNCHCQLEGAIVMGIGYGLSEEFKLVDGKMVTDNLAKLKLPKSIHVPEMETILVEEESDGPFGAKGMGEVPINSTAPAIISAIYDATGVRVENLPASKEKILEGLKNINWGHSS; this is encoded by the coding sequence ATGGAAAATACTATTTCTTTCGGCATAAATGGCAAGAGATATGATATACATAAGCCAGGAGACATTACCCTTTTAAAGTACCTAAGGGATTACCAGGGCTTATTGGGTGCCAAGAATGGCTGCAATCAGGGCCATTGCGGTACATGTACTGTAATAGTTGACGGAAAAGCCAAAAGAGCCTGTCTTATAAAGCTGTCAAAGCTGGATGGAGCCAATATAGAAACAATTGAGGGCTTGAGTAAAGATGGAAAGCTGCATCCTATCCAGGATGCCTTTGTGAAAGAAGGTGCAGTTCAATGTGGTTTTTGTACTCCAGGGATGGTAATGGCAGCAAAGGCCTTGCTTGATGCAAACCTAAACCCTTCAGATGAGGAAATTAAAGAGGCACTGAAATTTAATATCTGCCGCTGTACAGGTTACGCAGCTATAATCCGGGCTGTTAAAAAGGCTGCAGCAGTCATCTATGGAAGTTTAAAGGAAAGCCTGAAAACGGAGATAACAAAAACAGGCATTGGTGAGTCACCGGTTAAGAAGGATGCTTTTGCAAAGGTGACAGGCAGGCCAATCTTTGCTGATGACATATATTTTAAAGATATGCTCCATGGCAAGCTGCTGCTGAGTGCATATCCCTTTGCTAAGGTAAACAGCATTGATGCTGCTGGGGCATTCAAGCAGCCGGGAGTTGTTAAGGTTTTGACTGCCATGGATATTCCAGGCAGAAACGGTTTTGGTTTGCTTAATCCTCATCAGCCTGTTTTTGCTCAAGATGTTGTAAGGTATATGGGAGACCCGGTTGCCTTGATACTGGCGGAAACAGAGGAACAGGCAGAGACGGCCTTGAAATACATTAAGGTAGACTACGAGCCGCTCCAGGGTGTTTTTTCACCTGAAGAAGGCATGAAATCAGATGCTCCCCTCATCCATAAGGATGGAAATGTGATGAAGCACGTTAAGGTTAGAAGGGGAGATGTTGACAGGGCCTTTGCTAGGGCTGACATAATAATAGAAGGAACTTATACAACCCCAATGGTTGAGCATGCCTACCTTGAACCCGAATCGGCAGTGGCATGGGTTGAAGAGGATGGAACAGTTGTTGTTATGACTGCAAGCCAGGGATCATACGCATTCAGGGAAATGATATCCTCCGCCCTTGATATTGCCGAAGAAAAGGTGCGAGTAATCTATACACCTGCAGGAGGTGCTTTTGGAGGAAAGGAGGAGCCAACTGTACAGATACACTGTGCCCTGGGGGCGGTGTATACAGGCAGACCTGTTAAAATGACTTTAACCAGACAGGAATCTCTGATAATGTCCACCAAGAGGCACTGGGAGAAAATGTACTACCGTCATGGAGCAACCAGGGATGGAAGGGTAATAGCTGTTGAGGCTAAAATAATTGCAGATGCAGGAGCTTACGAATCCCTTAGTCAACCAGTTGTTTTTCGGTCAGCAGTGGTGGGAGCAGGCCCCTATGATATCCCCAATGTAAAAATTGACTCTTATGGAGTTTATACTAATAATCCTCCTGGAGGGGCTTTTAGGGGTTTTGGCAGTACCCAGGTAGCCTTTGGGGCAGAACAGCAGATGGACAAAATTGCCAGATGCCTGGACATGGATCCCTTTGAAATACGCAAGATAAATGGATTAAAAGAGGGAAGAGCAACTATTACAGGCCAGGTATTAAAGAAGGATTGCGCCTATCTAAAAACCCTTGAAGAAGTAGAAAAAGCCCTTGCAAGGTGCAAGGAAAGCTTACCCAAGCCTGGTCCAGGCAAGAGAATAGGCATTGGTATTGCCAGCTCATACAAGAATGTGGGACTTGGGGCAGGAAAACGAGACAGGGCAGGGGCCAGTATTGAGATAGATAGCAAAGGTACTGTGTACTTAAAGGTGGGAGCCACAGATATGGGCCAGGGTTCAGATACAGTTTTAACCCAGATGGCTTCAGAGGTTACAGGTATCCCTTACGAGGAATTTACGGTAATATCCAATGATACAGCCCAAACTATAGATGGTGGGGTTACTACTGCATCAAGGCAGACATATATATCTGGTCATGCTGTAGCTGGTGCTGCCAGAGAGCTTAGAAAAATCATTAGTGATTTGCTGATTGATACCGTTGGTCTCAGGGAAAGGGACTATGAATTTTCAAATGATGGAGTAATACTAAAGAAAAAAGGAAAATTCAATGCAAATGTTGAAAACAACTTTATAACCTATAAGGGGTTATATGCCATGGCAGCCGAGAATAAGGTTAATCTCAAGGCAGAATATATTTATACTGCACCAACTACCTATTCCTTAAGAGAGAGGGCTGACCATCAGGCAAAGGTGCCCCTGGAGAAATATAATATACATTTTGCTTACTGCTTTAATACCCAGGCAGCTATAGTTGAGGTTGATGAGAAAACAGGGGAAGTAAAAGTTCTTAAGATCATTGCTGCCCAGGATTTAGGGAGGGCAATTCATCCTCAAAATTGTCATTGTCAGCTTGAGGGTGCCATAGTTATGGGGATTGGTTATGGGTTAAGTGAGGAGTTTAAACTTGTAGATGGAAAGATGGTGACTGATAACCTTGCAAAACTAAAGCTTCCCAAGAGCATTCATGTGCCGGAAATGGAAACAATACTAGTTGAAGAGGAATCAGATGGACCCTTTGGAGCAAAGGGCATGGGTGAGGTACCCATTAACTCAACAGCACCAGCAATAATTAGTGCAATTTATGATGCAACAGGGGTGCGGGTTGAAAATTTGCCTGCTTCAAAAGAAAAAATATTAGAAGGACTTAAAAATATAAATTGGGGACATTCCTCATAG
- a CDS encoding LytR/AlgR family response regulator transcription factor, whose amino-acid sequence MSFLKVIMADDEPGILELLATILKGFEGAKLVGKAENANDTIKLARSRHPDLAFLDIGLPDMNGIELAERLREINPNIIIVFITAHKDYSLDAFKVYALDYILKPIDEERVKSTFKRILKGATISGNGTPSFPLTTPRLSINLGNELVFVRLNDIQYIEKDGRYTVIHCVNGKFKTRQTLQELKKKLGAGFFRSHKSFIINTEHLERIVNYANSSCYEIKFKNSENRALLSRDRIHDLMLYAGHII is encoded by the coding sequence ATGTCATTCTTAAAGGTTATCATGGCAGACGATGAGCCTGGCATATTAGAACTGCTTGCTACAATTCTCAAGGGGTTTGAAGGTGCCAAGCTTGTGGGAAAAGCGGAAAATGCTAATGACACCATAAAACTAGCCAGATCTAGACACCCGGACCTGGCTTTTCTGGATATAGGCCTTCCCGACATGAATGGAATAGAGCTGGCCGAAAGGCTTAGAGAAATAAATCCTAATATAATTATAGTTTTTATTACTGCCCATAAAGACTATTCCCTGGATGCCTTTAAAGTCTATGCCTTGGATTACATATTAAAGCCCATTGATGAGGAGCGGGTTAAATCAACCTTTAAACGTATACTGAAGGGAGCAACTATTTCAGGAAATGGAACACCTTCATTTCCCTTAACAACACCCAGGCTTTCCATAAATCTGGGTAATGAATTGGTATTTGTAAGGCTTAATGATATTCAGTACATTGAGAAGGATGGGCGCTATACCGTGATTCACTGTGTAAATGGGAAATTTAAAACCAGACAGACCCTGCAGGAACTGAAAAAAAAGCTGGGTGCCGGTTTTTTCCGTTCCCATAAATCCTTCATTATTAATACTGAACATCTTGAGCGCATAGTCAATTATGCCAACTCTTCTTGTTATGAAATAAAATTTAAAAACTCTGAAAACAGGGCCCTGCTCAGCCGAGATCGTATACATGATTTAATGTTATATGCTGGTCATATTATCTAG
- a CDS encoding DUF2619 domain-containing protein → MFTISGVMAMAAIRALYGLINFSAAYLIYSYGTAEAGLRINAIVGTIGPIFFTTVAFIGLTGAAETLQTHKIIMIILGVILIILGTR, encoded by the coding sequence ATGTTTACTATTTCAGGTGTAATGGCCATGGCCGCAATCAGGGCACTCTATGGGTTAATAAATTTTTCTGCAGCATATCTTATTTATTCCTATGGGACAGCGGAAGCCGGCTTGCGTATTAATGCAATAGTTGGAACAATCGGGCCGATATTTTTTACCACTGTAGCCTTTATAGGGCTAACTGGTGCAGCTGAAACCCTGCAAACACATAAGATTATAATGATAATACTGGGAGTAATCTTAATAATCCTGGGGACAAGATAG